The Sphaerisporangium siamense genome includes the window TGACCAGCACCATCGTGGGCGCCGTGGCGTCGTGGGCCAGCGCGGACAGGCGGCGCACCAGGTCTTCGCGGCCGCCGAGGTCGAGGCCGGCGGCGGGCTCGTCCAGCAGCAGCAGCTCGGGGTCGGGCATCAGCGCGCGGGCGATCTGGACCCGTTTGCGCTCGCCCTCCGACAGAGTGCCGAACCGGCGCCTGATCAGATGGGCGCACCCGAGCTGGTCGATCAGCTCGACGGCGCGCGTGACGTCGCCGGAGTCGTAGTCCTCGTTCCACCGCCCGAGAATCGCGTACGAGGCGGTGAGCACGAGATCGATGACCTTCTCGTCGGAGGGCACCTTCTCGGCGATCGCCGAACTGGCGAGCCCGATGCGGGGCCGCAGATCGAAGACGTCCGTCTGGCCGAGCCGCTCGCCGAGGATCTCGGCCGTGCCCTCGCTGGGGTACATGAGGGCCGCCACGACCTGCAGGAGCGTGGTCTTCCCCGCGCCGTTCGGCCCGATGACGACCCAGCGCTCGTCCTCCTCGACGGTCCAGTCGATGCCCCGCAGCAGGGCCGCGCCATCTCTGCGGACGGCGACGTCCTGGAGCCGAAGCACCTGACCACCCATCCCCACTACCTCCCTGACATAGAACCCGGGCGGCCCGGTCACCCCGGAACCACCCGGCTTCACCGCGCGGGTGCCCCCGCCCGATGCCTCCGGACCAAACCTATTGCAGCATCAACGCATATCGTGGATCGGTGCACCCCGATTCACCGATCTCCGCCACCTTGGTCGCATGGGGCAATTCTTGGCTTGCCGGACATGTCGGCCTGGACGAAGCAGTGGACCGGCTGGAGCGCGCCGCGGGACCTCACGTCGTCTCCGTTGAGGGAACAGAGACCCCGCTGCGCGTGTTCCTCGCCGGCCTCCGCGCCGAGGGCGTGACCGGACTGCGCCTCTCCCTCCCTGTCGCCGGCGACCCGCTCGGGCTGACGGGTCCTCCCCCCTTCACCATGGCCGCCGTCGACGCCGGCGAGGCCGCCACGGCGCTGCTCCCCGGCGGCTGCGCCGGCCTGGTCCCGGCGCTCGACCGCCGCGGGTCGTCCTACACGGGCGTTCTCTGGACGGCGATGCCCGCCTCGCCGGCCCCGCCCGACGTCCCCGCCCTCGCCGAGGCCGAGCACGCCCTCACGCTGGCGATGCGCTCGGCCACCGACACCCTGGTCGCCGTCGAGGGGCCGGGCGGCGGCCCGCCGTCGATCGCCTCCGGCGGCGAGGGCCTCGCGCCCGGGTACCCGGCCCGCGCCCACCGCGTCGCCGCCCTGACCGCGCGGCTGGCGGCGGTGCTGCGCCTGGCCGACGACCGCGGCCTCACCGCCGGGCAGATCGCCACGCGCGGCCAGGCCCTGCGCGACCTGGACCGCGCGGTGCGGCGGGCCCGCGTGGCCGCCCACAACGCGATCATGGAGGGACGCCCGGCCTCGCTCAACACCCCGCCGGGCGGCTCCCGCCCCTGACCGCCTAGCTGTACTGACCACAGAGGTTGGGTACGGGGCGACACGAGCGAATGATCTTGTAATGGGTGAGGGCCTTCGGGTTCGGTGTGGATTGCGACATCTGCACCAAGACCCGAAAGGCCCTCATGCCCCACCGTAACGCCCCCCTGACCGAACTGGGACGCCTTCGCCTGGCCCGGTGCGTCGTCGAGGACGGCTGGCCACTGCGCCGTGCCGCCGAACGCTTCCAGGTCGCGGTGACCACCGCCCGCCGCTGGGCCGAGCGCTACCGCCTGCACGGTGCGGCAGGCATGACCGACCGCTCCAGCCGTCCACGCCACAGCCCTCGGCGTACTCCAACCCGTACCGAGCGGCGCATCATCAAGGTCCGTCTGGCCCACCGCTGGGGACCGGCCCGCATCGCCTACCTGCTGCGCCTCAACCCCGCCACCGTGCACCGCGTCCTGACCCGCTACCGCCTGGCCCGCCTGTCGCATCTGGACCGCGCCACGGCCACCCCCATCCGCCGCTACGAGCGCGCCACCCCAGGTGAACTCATCCACGTCGACATCAAAAAGCTGGGCAACATCCCCGACGGCGGCGGCCACAAGATCCACGGCCGGGCGGCAGGCGGCCGCAACAGCTCCGCCCACCGCGACCCGGCCCGGCCACGAACCCGCCACGGCCGCCCCAACCTGGGCTACGGCTATCTGCACAACGCCATCGACGACCACTCCCGCCTGGCCTACACCGAAATCCTGCCCGACGAGACCAAGGAAACCGCCACCGCGTTCTGGCTACGGGCCCAGGCATACTTCACCAGCTGCGGCATCACCGTGCAGCGGGTACTGACCGACAACGGCTCGGCCTACCGCTCCCACCTATGGCGCGACACCCTGACCGCAGCCGGCATCACCCACAAACGCACCCGCCCCTACCGTCCCCAGACCAACGGCAAGGTCGAACGCTACAACCGCACCCTGCTGGACGAATGGGCCTACGCCCACCCCTACCGGTCAGAGACCGAACGCCGCCAAGCACTCCCACAGTGGCTCCACACCTACAATCACCACCGCGGCCACACCGCGCTGAACGGCGCACCACCCGCCAGCCGCGTACCCAACCTCACGGGACAGAACACCTAGCCCAGGCCATGGCGTACCGCGTAGAGCGCCGCCTGGGTGCGGTCCTGGACTCCGAGCTTCATCAGCACGTTGGAGACGTGGGTCTTGACGGTCTTCTCGGCGACGACGAGCCTTCTGGCGATCTCGCGGTTGGACAGGCCCGAGGCGATCAGCGCCAGCACCTCGCGTTCCCGCTCGGTCAGCACCGCGATCGGCCCGGGGGCCCGCCCGGCCTCGGCGCCGCGACCGGCCAGCATGGCGTCGGCGGCCTCGGGCGCGAGCAGCACCTGGCCGCCGTGGACCGCGCGGATCGCCTGCACCAGCGCCGCCGGGTCGACGTCCTTGTAGAGGAAGCCCGCGGCCCCCGAGCGCATGGCGGGCGCGACGTCCCCCTTGTCGCTCACCGACGTCAGTACGATGACCCGCGCCCCGACGCCGCGCTCGGCCAGCCGTCCGAGCGCGCCGAGGCCGTCCAGCACGGGCATCTTCAGGTCGAGCAGCAGCACGTCGGGCGCCAGCGAGGCGGCCAGCTCGACGGCCTCGGCGCCGTCCGCGGCCTCGCCCACGACCTCCAGGTCGTCCTGCAGGCCGAGGAACGTCCGCAGCCCCTGGCGCACGACGGGATGGTCGTCGGCGATCAGCACCCGGATCACGCGGGGACCTCCAGCAGGACGGTGGTGCCCGCGCCGGGCTCGGAGGACACGCGCAGCGCCCCGCCGGCCTCCTCGGCGCGGTCGCGCATCGACAC containing:
- a CDS encoding ABC transporter ATP-binding protein, with product MGGQVLRLQDVAVRRDGAALLRGIDWTVEEDERWVVIGPNGAGKTTLLQVVAALMYPSEGTAEILGERLGQTDVFDLRPRIGLASSAIAEKVPSDEKVIDLVLTASYAILGRWNEDYDSGDVTRAVELIDQLGCAHLIRRRFGTLSEGERKRVQIARALMPDPELLLLDEPAAGLDLGGREDLVRRLSALAHDATAPTMVLVTHHVEEVPSGFTHVLLLRHGAVVAQGPLEYVMTADNLSRTFGVPLSLERSPDGRWYARALPG
- a CDS encoding IS481 family transposase, translating into MPHRNAPLTELGRLRLARCVVEDGWPLRRAAERFQVAVTTARRWAERYRLHGAAGMTDRSSRPRHSPRRTPTRTERRIIKVRLAHRWGPARIAYLLRLNPATVHRVLTRYRLARLSHLDRATATPIRRYERATPGELIHVDIKKLGNIPDGGGHKIHGRAAGGRNSSAHRDPARPRTRHGRPNLGYGYLHNAIDDHSRLAYTEILPDETKETATAFWLRAQAYFTSCGITVQRVLTDNGSAYRSHLWRDTLTAAGITHKRTRPYRPQTNGKVERYNRTLLDEWAYAHPYRSETERRQALPQWLHTYNHHRGHTALNGAPPASRVPNLTGQNT
- a CDS encoding response regulator, with translation MIRVLIADDHPVVRQGLRTFLGLQDDLEVVGEAADGAEAVELAASLAPDVLLLDLKMPVLDGLGALGRLAERGVGARVIVLTSVSDKGDVAPAMRSGAAGFLYKDVDPAALVQAIRAVHGGQVLLAPEAADAMLAGRGAEAGRAPGPIAVLTEREREVLALIASGLSNREIARRLVVAEKTVKTHVSNVLMKLGVQDRTQAALYAVRHGLG